One window of the Gemmatimonadales bacterium genome contains the following:
- a CDS encoding dienelactone hydrolase family protein translates to MLLNRGLLAVVALAAACGRSESPAGPDVQTREIEYRQGETTLKGFIAYDAARTDRRPGVLVVHEWWGHNEHARNQARRLAEAGYVGFAVDMYGDGRSTTHPDTAQAFMMAATSDPATTAARLAAALDILKQDARVDSARTAAIGYCFGGAVVLGAARAGVALDAVASFHGALLTNPPVDSGAVKARILVLNGADDPMIPPEAVRSFSEQLAAAGARFEVINYPGVKHSFTNPDAASFGMDGLAYDATADRESWAAMLRMFGEVFGQGR, encoded by the coding sequence GAATCCCCTGCCGGTCCGGACGTTCAAACCCGAGAAATCGAGTATCGACAGGGCGAAACCACCCTGAAAGGCTTTATCGCGTACGATGCCGCCCGGACTGATCGCCGTCCGGGTGTCCTTGTCGTGCATGAGTGGTGGGGCCATAACGAGCACGCGCGCAACCAGGCTCGCCGCCTGGCAGAGGCGGGCTATGTCGGGTTTGCCGTGGATATGTATGGCGACGGGCGCTCGACGACTCACCCGGACACGGCCCAGGCGTTCATGATGGCTGCTACGAGCGACCCGGCAACGACGGCGGCGCGGTTGGCCGCGGCCCTCGACATTCTAAAACAGGATGCGCGGGTTGATTCGGCCCGCACCGCGGCAATCGGGTACTGCTTTGGAGGCGCGGTCGTGCTTGGTGCGGCGCGCGCCGGTGTCGCCCTCGATGCGGTGGCGAGTTTCCACGGTGCTTTGCTGACCAATCCGCCGGTCGACTCGGGAGCGGTCAAAGCCCGGATCCTGGTGCTCAACGGCGCCGACGACCCGATGATTCCCCCTGAGGCGGTGCGCTCGTTTTCGGAGCAATTGGCGGCCGCCGGGGCCCGATTCGAGGTGATCAATTATCCGGGCGTGAAGCACAGCTTTACCAATCCGGACGCCGCGAGCTTCGGAATGGATGGCCTGGCGTACGATGCGACCGCCGACCGGGAATCCTGGGCGGCTATGCTCCGGATGTTCGGCGAGGTCTTCGGACAGGGCCGCTGA